The proteins below are encoded in one region of Peribacillus muralis:
- a CDS encoding helix-turn-helix domain-containing protein has product MQIGKKIKNLRLKKGLTQEELGERTDLSKGYISQLERDLSSPSIETLFNILEVLGCKPTQFFDEEEQVQKVVYEEEAQTFFIDEERGYQIQWLVPESNEKEMEPIRLILQEKSEFKQFEPSLSETFGYVLSGRVIVKLGTHTYLAHSGESIYFHAADEHQIINDFEGPSELLLVVTQSYL; this is encoded by the coding sequence ATGCAAATTGGAAAGAAAATAAAGAACCTTCGCTTGAAAAAAGGTCTGACCCAAGAGGAATTGGGAGAAAGAACAGACCTAAGCAAAGGATATATTTCGCAATTGGAAAGAGATCTGAGTTCCCCTTCAATTGAAACTCTCTTTAATATTTTGGAAGTGCTTGGCTGTAAGCCGACGCAGTTCTTCGATGAAGAGGAACAGGTCCAAAAAGTGGTGTATGAAGAAGAAGCCCAAACATTTTTTATTGATGAAGAACGAGGGTATCAAATCCAGTGGCTCGTCCCCGAATCAAATGAGAAGGAAATGGAACCGATTCGCCTGATTTTACAGGAAAAAAGTGAATTCAAACAATTCGAGCCGTCCTTATCGGAAACATTCGGTTATGTTTTGAGCGGAAGAGTCATTGTAAAGCTTGGCACGCATACTTATTTGGCCCATTCCGGTGAATCGATATATTTCCATGCTGCTGACGAACATCAGATCATCAACGATTTTGAAGGTCCTTCCGAGTTACTGCTCGTCGTGACGCAATCATATTTATAG
- a CDS encoding ABC transporter ATP-binding protein has product MANENIIRFEQVTKQFDDDTVVLDNVSFEIERGKFYTLLGPSGCGKTTILRLIAGFTEASKGDIYFEGKKINNVPANKRQVNTVFQDYALFPHLNVFENVAFGLRIKKMKNSEVEKKVKEALSFVNLDGYEKREIREMSGGQRQRVAIARAIVNEPEVILLDEPLSALDLKLRTEMQYELRELQQRLGITFIFVTHDQEEALAMSDEIFVLNKGKIQQSGTPTDIYDEPLNRFVADFIGESNIVKGKMIQDYLVEFVGRQFECVDQGLNGNEAVDIVIRPEDLEITSVERGKLQVKVDSQLFRGVHYEISCYDHDGNEWLVQSTKKATVGDEIGLYFDPEAIHVMRLGETEEEFDKRLEAYHDEESHAE; this is encoded by the coding sequence ATGGCAAACGAGAATATAATCCGCTTCGAGCAGGTTACGAAGCAATTTGATGATGATACGGTAGTTCTTGATAACGTGAGTTTTGAGATCGAGAGAGGGAAGTTTTATACGCTCCTGGGTCCTTCCGGCTGTGGGAAGACAACGATCCTCCGCTTGATTGCCGGTTTTACCGAAGCTTCCAAAGGCGATATTTACTTTGAAGGAAAAAAAATCAATAATGTACCAGCCAATAAAAGGCAAGTGAATACGGTTTTTCAAGATTATGCCTTATTTCCCCATTTGAATGTGTTTGAAAATGTGGCCTTCGGTTTGAGGATCAAAAAAATGAAAAACTCGGAAGTGGAAAAAAAGGTGAAGGAAGCTCTCAGTTTTGTCAATTTGGATGGCTATGAAAAACGGGAGATCAGGGAAATGTCCGGCGGGCAGCGGCAACGGGTCGCGATTGCCAGGGCGATTGTCAATGAACCAGAGGTCATCCTCCTGGATGAGCCGCTATCTGCCCTTGATTTGAAGCTGCGCACGGAAATGCAATATGAATTGCGTGAGCTGCAGCAGAGACTTGGAATCACGTTCATCTTCGTTACGCATGACCAAGAAGAAGCGTTGGCGATGTCTGACGAGATCTTTGTCCTTAACAAAGGGAAAATCCAGCAAAGCGGAACTCCTACGGATATTTATGATGAACCGCTGAATCGATTCGTTGCCGATTTCATTGGTGAATCGAATATCGTCAAAGGGAAAATGATCCAAGATTACCTGGTGGAATTCGTCGGAAGGCAGTTCGAATGTGTAGACCAGGGATTGAATGGTAATGAAGCGGTCGATATTGTCATTCGTCCGGAGGATTTAGAAATTACGTCCGTCGAGCGTGGTAAACTACAAGTCAAGGTCGACTCCCAGTTATTCCGCGGTGTTCATTATGAAATCAGCTGCTATGATCATGACGGAAATGAATGGCTTGTCCAATCAACCAAAAAGGCGACCGTTGGCGATGAAATAGGCCTTTACTTCGATCCGGAAGCAATTCACGTCATGCGATTGGGCGAAACGGAAGAAGAATTCGACAAGCGTCTGGAAGCGTATCATGATGAGGAAAGCCATGCGGAATAA
- a CDS encoding ABC transporter permease, with amino-acid sequence MRNKLSKNIFFIPYVLWIALFVIAPILLILYYSFFDIEGNLSFVNYQKFFTPVYLKMTLSSFWYAFLITAISLLVAYPTALLLTKTKHKQLWLLLIIVPSWINLLLKAYAFIGIFGTYGVANGFLEAIGIGSQQILFTDFSFIFVSVYIFIPFMILPIFNALDELNPTLLDAANDLGASRWMTFRRVIFPLTLDGVKTGCQVVFIPALSLFMLTRLIAGNRVITLGTAIEQHFLVTQDWGMGSTIAVFLIIIMFLIMFVTGNRKQGV; translated from the coding sequence ATGCGGAATAAACTATCGAAAAATATATTCTTCATACCTTATGTCTTATGGATCGCCCTATTCGTAATCGCACCGATCTTGTTGATCCTTTACTATTCCTTCTTTGATATCGAAGGGAATCTATCCTTTGTTAACTATCAGAAGTTCTTTACACCCGTCTATTTAAAAATGACGCTAAGCTCATTTTGGTATGCCTTCCTGATTACGGCCATATCACTTTTGGTCGCTTACCCGACCGCCCTGTTGTTAACGAAAACAAAGCACAAGCAGCTGTGGCTTTTATTGATCATCGTACCTTCCTGGATCAATTTACTCCTGAAAGCATATGCCTTCATTGGGATTTTTGGTACATATGGTGTGGCGAATGGTTTTCTCGAGGCAATCGGAATCGGCAGTCAGCAAATACTCTTTACGGATTTCAGCTTCATATTCGTTTCGGTTTATATCTTTATCCCATTCATGATCCTGCCGATATTCAATGCGCTGGATGAACTGAATCCAACCCTTTTGGATGCGGCCAATGACCTGGGTGCGTCCCGGTGGATGACGTTTCGCCGCGTCATTTTCCCATTGACGCTTGATGGTGTAAAGACTGGATGCCAAGTTGTCTTCATCCCTGCGCTTTCATTATTCATGCTGACAAGGTTGATTGCCGGCAACCGTGTCATCACGCTTGGTACGGCAATCGAACAGCATTTTCTCGTGACCCAGGATTGGGGAATGGGTTCGACAATTGCAGTGTTTTTGATTATTATCATGTTCCTGATTATGTTTGTAACGGGTAACCGAAAGCAGGGTGTGTAA
- a CDS encoding ABC transporter permease, with amino-acid sequence MSNKLSPVSKAFLVLIFLILYAPIFFLVFYSFNSGGTMYDFKGFTMEWYKELFKDTRLLIIVLNTLVIALLSALIATIIGVIGAIGIRSFTSSKARNTVLSLNNVLIVSPDVIIGASFLILFTMAGIKLGFYSVLLSHIAFSIPIVVLLVLPKLQEMSPTLIDAARDLGASRWDVLTKVVLPYILPGIFAGFFMALTYSLDDFAVTFFVTGNGFSTLSVEIYSLARRGISLNINALSTLLFVVTLLLVIVYYFITQRVKQTGMGGKR; translated from the coding sequence ATGAGCAATAAATTATCGCCAGTATCAAAGGCTTTTCTCGTTTTGATTTTTCTCATACTCTATGCACCGATTTTCTTTTTAGTGTTTTATTCGTTTAACAGCGGTGGAACGATGTATGACTTCAAAGGATTCACGATGGAGTGGTACAAGGAGCTGTTCAAAGATACCAGGTTGCTGATCATCGTATTGAACACGCTTGTCATTGCTTTGTTATCTGCACTTATCGCCACGATCATAGGGGTGATTGGCGCGATCGGAATTCGTTCGTTTACGAGCAGCAAGGCAAGGAATACGGTATTGTCACTGAATAACGTATTGATTGTCAGTCCGGATGTGATAATCGGTGCTTCCTTCCTGATCCTTTTCACGATGGCTGGAATCAAGCTTGGATTCTACTCGGTACTGCTGTCGCACATCGCCTTCAGCATCCCGATCGTTGTGCTGCTGGTCCTGCCGAAGCTTCAGGAAATGAGCCCAACCTTGATCGATGCGGCCCGTGATTTAGGGGCAAGCCGGTGGGATGTATTGACGAAGGTCGTCCTACCGTATATTTTGCCAGGTATCTTTGCGGGATTCTTCATGGCACTCACTTATTCACTTGATGATTTTGCGGTGACGTTTTTCGTGACCGGTAATGGATTTTCCACTCTTTCCGTGGAAATCTATTCATTGGCACGCCGTGGGATTTCATTGAATATCAATGCGCTATCAACTCTGCTGTTTGTCGTGACATTGCTGCTGGTCATCGTTTATTACTTCATCACCCAGCGTGTTAAGCAGACGGGAATGGGAGGGAAACGATGA
- a CDS encoding ABC transporter substrate-binding protein: protein MKKLIQLFLVIALVSALLLYAISRLNSSQGFTSSNTLTIYNWGDYIDKDLIDRFEEETGIKVIYETFDSNEAMMTKIEQGGTTYDIAIPSEYMIDKMRQEDLLVPLDHSKLPNLKNIDERFIDLPFDPGNKYSVPYFWGTVGIVYNSKMLGGKKITAWEDLWDKDLKNEILLTDGAREVMGMGLNSLNYSLNDTDEAHLQEAKSKLDGLTPNIKAIVGDESRMLLEAQEAAIGLVWSGVASEIMAENEDLEYVVPEEGSNLWFDNMVIPRTTKNVDAAHQFINFMLDPEVAAQNAEYVSYSTPNKEALKYMPEEVVKDERFYPSPELTEKLEVYENLGKKNLARYNELFLEFKMHRK from the coding sequence ATGAAAAAGCTTATCCAATTGTTTTTAGTCATTGCCCTTGTATCCGCTTTGCTATTATATGCGATATCGAGATTGAATTCTTCGCAAGGTTTTACGAGCAGCAATACACTTACCATTTATAATTGGGGAGACTACATCGATAAGGACCTAATCGACCGTTTTGAAGAGGAAACGGGCATCAAGGTCATTTATGAGACGTTCGATTCCAATGAGGCGATGATGACAAAAATCGAACAGGGCGGCACGACTTATGATATTGCCATCCCGTCTGAATATATGATTGATAAAATGAGACAGGAAGACTTATTGGTTCCCTTGGATCATTCCAAGCTTCCGAATTTGAAAAATATAGACGAACGATTCATCGATCTGCCATTCGACCCGGGAAATAAATATTCTGTCCCTTATTTCTGGGGGACCGTTGGGATTGTTTATAATTCCAAGATGCTCGGCGGCAAAAAGATAACGGCCTGGGAAGATCTATGGGATAAGGATTTGAAAAATGAAATCCTCTTGACGGATGGAGCCAGGGAGGTCATGGGCATGGGGCTGAATTCTTTGAACTATTCATTGAATGATACAGATGAAGCTCACCTTCAAGAAGCCAAGTCCAAGCTCGATGGGCTCACCCCTAACATCAAAGCGATCGTTGGTGATGAAAGCCGCATGCTATTGGAGGCCCAGGAGGCGGCGATTGGCCTTGTATGGTCGGGAGTGGCTTCCGAGATCATGGCTGAAAATGAAGACCTTGAATACGTGGTTCCAGAAGAGGGATCAAATCTTTGGTTTGATAATATGGTCATACCGAGAACGACCAAAAATGTCGATGCTGCCCACCAGTTCATCAACTTCATGCTAGATCCTGAAGTGGCGGCACAAAATGCTGAATATGTAAGCTATTCGACACCTAATAAAGAAGCTTTGAAATATATGCCAGAAGAAGTGGTGAAAGATGAACGTTTCTATCCATCACCAGAACTGACAGAGAAGCTTGAAGTGTATGAAAACCTTGGGAAGAAAAACTTGGCACGCTACAATGAACTCTTCCTGGAATTCAAAATGCATCG